The Aeromonas encheleia genomic sequence ATCGCCTCGCCCGGTTGGCCGCTCCGCTGGAGCGCCAACCCTGGCAAGGAGCGATGCTGGTGGCGGCGACCCTGCTGGCCGTCGCCATCTTGCAGGCCCCCAACCTGATCGCCGCCAACACCAGCGAGCACGGCCTCTGGCTAGCGCCCTGGCTGATGTGGGCGGTCTGTTGCGGGGTGATGCACGGGCTGGGGTTCCACCCCTGCAGCCTGGTCGGTCGTCTGTTGTTTTGCCCCTGGCTCGCCATGCCAAGTCTGTTGTACGGACTCTGGTTGACCAGCGGTTATTTCCTGCCATAACAAACGGGGGAGGCGAGAATTGCTCTGTCTCCCTCTGTCTCCCTCTGTCTCCCTCTGTCTCCCCCTGCTTACCGACCATCGGTTGGCTGCTGTTTTGCTCCCTGGTTTGCCCTGCCAGCCCGTTGCGTGGGCTCCGGTTGACCATGAGCTATTCCCTGCCATAAAAAACGGGAGGAGGTGGGATTTCCCTGTCTCCCCCTGCTTCTTTCCTATTCAGCCCTGCGCTATGATAGCCCCCCATCTGACTGTCGAATGGATCACAGATTTTTATGGGGGAAGTCTCTGAGTTTCCGGTACGTGTCTACTACGAAGACACAGACGCCGGAGGCATCGTCTACAACGCCAACTATCTCAAGTTTATGGAACGGGCTCGTACCGAGTTCCTGCGCGCCGGCGGCATCGAACAGGATGTCCTGCTGCAAGAGGGGCTTGCCTTCGTGGTGAGTCGCACCGAGATCGATTTCCGCTCTGCGGCCCGCTTCAATGAACTACTGACCGTATTGACGCAAATGACTGAAGTGAAACGCGCCTCCATGCGCTTTTCACAACGGATCCTGGCGGCTGATGGACGACTGATCACCCAGGCCATGGTACAGATAGCCTGTGTCAGTCATCCGCATATGAAACCTGTTGCAATACCTGAAAATGTGAAGGGAGTGCTGTTAAGTGCACGCTGAAATTTCGTTTATTGGCCTGTTTTGGCAAGCCAGCCTGTTGGTAAAACTGGTCATGATGACCCTGATGGGTATGTCGGTCGTCTCCTGGGCGCTGATCTTCCAACGCTCCAAGGTCATCAAGGCGGCCAATCTCGCATCGGAGCAGTTTGAGGACAGATTCTGGTCCGGGGTCGACCTCAACCGTCTCTACCAGGAGTCCTCTTCCCGCCGCGATGACATCGAAGGCATGGAAGACATCTTCTATTCCGGCTTCAAGGAGTATGCCCGTCTGCTCAAGGCCGGTGCCCGTGGCCAGGATGCGGTGATGGACGGTACTTATCGTGCCATGAGGGTCTCTCTGTCCCGCGCGGTGGACGAGCTGGAATCCAACCTGCCGGTGCTGGCGACCGTCGGCTCCATCAGCCCTTACATAGGTCTGTTTGGTACAGTATGGGGCATCATGAACGCCTTTATCGCCCTGGGTCAGGTGCAGCAGGCCACCCTGCAGATGGTGGCTCCGGGTATCGCGGAGGCGCTGATCGCCACCGCCATGGGCCTGTTCGCGGCCATCCCTGCGGTCATCTTCTACAACAGGTTCACCAACAAGGTAGAGAAGCTGGAGAACGCTTACGCCAACTTCATGGACGAGTTCACTACCATTTTGAACCGCCAGATTGCTCAACAGCAGGGTGAGAAGTAAATGCAAACCTATCAGCGGATCCGGCGCAAGAAGGTGTGCGAGATCAACGTGGTGCCCTATATCGACGTCATGCTGGTGCTGCTCATCATCTTCATGGCGGTGACGCCGGTGATCACCCAGGGGGTCAAGGTTGACCTGCCCCAGGCGGAATCCGAGCAATTGCCGGAAGAT encodes the following:
- a CDS encoding cyd operon YbgE family protein → MKTSDRLARLAAPLERQPWQGAMLVAATLLAVAILQAPNLIAANTSEHGLWLAPWLMWAVCCGVMHGLGFHPCSLVGRLLFCPWLAMPSLLYGLWLTSGYFLP
- the ybgC gene encoding tol-pal system-associated acyl-CoA thioesterase; amino-acid sequence: MGEVSEFPVRVYYEDTDAGGIVYNANYLKFMERARTEFLRAGGIEQDVLLQEGLAFVVSRTEIDFRSAARFNELLTVLTQMTEVKRASMRFSQRILAADGRLITQAMVQIACVSHPHMKPVAIPENVKGVLLSAR
- the tolQ gene encoding protein TolQ encodes the protein MHAEISFIGLFWQASLLVKLVMMTLMGMSVVSWALIFQRSKVIKAANLASEQFEDRFWSGVDLNRLYQESSSRRDDIEGMEDIFYSGFKEYARLLKAGARGQDAVMDGTYRAMRVSLSRAVDELESNLPVLATVGSISPYIGLFGTVWGIMNAFIALGQVQQATLQMVAPGIAEALIATAMGLFAAIPAVIFYNRFTNKVEKLENAYANFMDEFTTILNRQIAQQQGEK